A genomic window from Fibrobacterota bacterium includes:
- a CDS encoding fibro-slime domain-containing protein: MNGAITYLAATIRDFGPTHPAFEHFTDEGDKGMVLPTLAADRTPIPNPAKNVAGNATIWDWFHDVPGTNYTVCRDIPLAYSTKASVYTYDDASYFPIDNIDPKLDPFNQKFRADDNLQHNFHFCLESHASFQYKKGQKFDFVGDDDVWVFINNQLVVDLGGVHSAQSASVNLDNLGLVEGATYPFDFFFCERRTNQSHMKITTSLDLRNVDAFDVLVGVPSTGVRTYDPVFASRNGQGCAARTEEGATQGRFVLMGAGLAAPIVLPAGSSFGGLTLRSDLTNLRYDSATMVGLPDGNYVLRVQMASDTTKFRDFQLVVKAPPVVGIPVYLSHDPLQGKPGAVFPMDIAQLANGAVLTVAHPFRITPVAGLVVFSDSLLTRRVTFSDTLMTGLGGMPRRIWVRADVIGTYSLTLRSNKGDSTDVRSPIVIGDHGLRWVDSLGRAVNPSALVVDVGKPVRLWLQSTQGKALCDTCRDEVVLDASDPNIVVTNLKGTPISTLVLAKGQGSFLLTSDLPRSGIAVTATVLGDTLSATWRPISWSPYRLVWTDSLGTRLTNPGTLLGDVNTTANVWVGVWGAAGPCATCNFDLEIGPVDSVFQPVDTRGRPLAAVKLTSGRAKIPLSLLAAGTSRLSLTAPLSDTAARPVEVRKYKVVWTDSTGRILSTPPTLLGDVTGSVSAWLRVDGVAGPCKTCDFDLYYGANDAVYHPVDVAGRPAVGVKLAGGVGRVDLALDAPGISRMDLSGDFIEPTSRTVEARRLHLVWTDSLGRTLATPPTLAGNVTTSVSAWVRVMGTRGVCTACDFDLGFDPADSVFLVVDARGRPLPSIPVKAGQARIDLALVGPGSTQLFLSGIQTDSLSRKVQSDPFQLVFLDSIGRALTPTALKGEILQDRSLQVEIRGRAGVCDTCRGQVYLEPSDGLVVVDSLGRALISVDVLNGRGKLRFRAEKETDSGWIRGDLSALWAKGVASPIQMVALPPDSGAWYDDNGDGKVEHLRVWLHHPWTSETRIRAGWPDTTRFVGPDFNDLQVSTDGLVLDILLADGIDGTQATAKDLGRWSRDGRPWKKFSIHDRAAAVAVKAILHRGTTWDTLWVHPSEPLKDVRDPDDLIRQVLDDGTLPTYAFSRRWRDASSGALVMVFPATSDSAVPEPGDWVRFSPGGKAIDLLGNVVGKDSRRVPILGTDRPPRQAIMYDVNGDGKADRVVLRFSKPLIAKEDWVFAWPASAGGLDIRVKPTADAKTDSGGLILTFDLPPYAYGSTSCPADNCQGLGAIIAALDKDSVSTPFAIKDGVAPVPVRARMRYTGFDGHPDTLIADFSEPVRAVSNASTWISWGDMVFGAGGKIVDPSKVSLSPDGKTATFLVDTLVNPKDGQGIRINTPGQGGLKDAAGNTVRDTAAWIKLELGPIPGRVGVRLYHPLAEWRGQQIPASEPALQVFVRAGKGGNQRWQTLDGVALPDTTRLVGALLDLNGLSEVAAYVYDNMGVFVAKEDFPELRRAVELGKVPVDSRGNYQVWVVWNGTQAAQISPSGIYLLRVVGWRVVGNQRVFQQKVLNLGWVRRDVVENWY, from the coding sequence GTGAACGGAGCCATCACCTATCTCGCCGCCACCATTCGGGATTTCGGACCAACGCATCCAGCATTCGAACATTTTACGGACGAAGGCGACAAGGGCATGGTCTTGCCCACCCTGGCTGCCGATCGCACTCCCATTCCCAATCCTGCAAAGAATGTGGCAGGAAACGCAACCATTTGGGATTGGTTCCACGATGTACCTGGAACCAATTACACCGTCTGCCGCGACATTCCTTTGGCGTACAGCACCAAAGCTTCCGTTTACACGTACGATGACGCATCGTACTTCCCGATCGACAACATCGATCCCAAGCTGGATCCGTTCAACCAGAAGTTCCGGGCCGACGACAATCTGCAGCACAACTTTCACTTCTGTCTGGAAAGTCACGCCTCCTTCCAGTACAAAAAGGGACAGAAATTCGACTTCGTTGGGGATGACGACGTATGGGTCTTCATCAACAACCAACTTGTCGTGGATCTCGGCGGCGTGCATAGCGCCCAAAGTGCGTCGGTAAACCTCGACAACCTCGGCTTGGTCGAAGGCGCGACTTATCCGTTCGATTTTTTCTTCTGCGAGCGTCGAACCAATCAATCGCACATGAAGATCACGACCTCGTTGGACCTGCGCAACGTCGATGCCTTCGACGTTCTGGTGGGGGTGCCTTCCACGGGGGTGCGCACCTACGATCCAGTCTTTGCCTCTCGCAATGGACAAGGCTGTGCGGCCCGGACAGAAGAAGGTGCAACCCAAGGACGGTTTGTCCTGATGGGTGCGGGCTTGGCAGCGCCGATCGTTTTGCCTGCAGGCTCCTCGTTCGGTGGTCTGACCCTCCGATCCGACCTCACCAACCTGCGCTACGATTCCGCTACGATGGTGGGACTTCCCGACGGCAATTATGTCCTGCGGGTGCAGATGGCCTCGGACACCACCAAATTCCGCGATTTCCAATTGGTCGTTAAGGCGCCGCCGGTGGTGGGGATTCCCGTCTACCTCAGCCACGATCCCCTCCAGGGCAAACCGGGTGCGGTCTTTCCCATGGACATCGCCCAACTGGCCAACGGGGCCGTCCTCACCGTGGCGCATCCGTTTCGGATCACCCCGGTCGCCGGCTTGGTGGTCTTTTCCGACTCCCTCCTGACCAGGCGCGTGACGTTTTCCGACACATTGATGACCGGCCTCGGTGGTATGCCGCGCCGGATCTGGGTACGGGCCGATGTGATCGGCACCTACTCGCTGACTCTCCGATCCAACAAGGGCGACTCCACCGATGTCCGCTCGCCGATCGTGATCGGCGACCATGGATTGCGCTGGGTCGATTCCCTGGGGCGCGCGGTGAATCCCAGTGCCTTGGTGGTGGATGTCGGCAAACCGGTCCGACTCTGGCTGCAGTCCACGCAGGGGAAAGCGCTCTGCGACACCTGCCGCGACGAGGTGGTTTTGGATGCGAGCGATCCGAACATCGTGGTCACCAACCTCAAGGGAACTCCCATCTCCACGTTGGTTCTCGCGAAGGGGCAGGGGTCGTTCCTTCTGACCTCCGACCTTCCTCGTTCGGGAATCGCCGTGACGGCCACGGTTTTAGGGGACACGCTATCGGCCACCTGGAGGCCCATCTCGTGGAGCCCCTACCGCTTGGTCTGGACGGATTCACTGGGCACCAGACTGACCAATCCGGGGACTCTCCTCGGAGATGTGAACACCACCGCCAACGTTTGGGTGGGCGTGTGGGGAGCCGCCGGCCCCTGCGCAACGTGCAACTTCGATCTTGAAATCGGGCCGGTGGATTCCGTGTTCCAGCCTGTCGATACCAGGGGGCGCCCTTTGGCCGCGGTCAAGCTGACCTCCGGGCGCGCCAAGATCCCTCTTTCCCTCCTGGCCGCAGGAACCAGCCGTTTGAGCCTGACCGCCCCGTTGTCCGATACCGCCGCCAGGCCCGTGGAAGTGCGCAAGTACAAAGTGGTCTGGACCGATTCGACGGGTCGGATTTTGTCCACTCCGCCCACCCTTCTGGGGGACGTGACCGGATCGGTTTCCGCATGGCTTCGGGTGGACGGCGTGGCCGGGCCCTGCAAGACGTGCGATTTCGATCTCTACTACGGCGCCAACGATGCGGTGTACCACCCGGTGGACGTCGCAGGTCGGCCCGCGGTCGGCGTGAAACTCGCGGGGGGCGTGGGACGGGTGGATCTCGCCCTGGATGCTCCCGGGATCTCTCGGATGGACCTCTCCGGCGACTTCATCGAGCCAACGTCCCGGACGGTGGAAGCGCGGCGCTTGCACTTGGTGTGGACGGATTCGTTGGGACGGACCTTGGCCACTCCTCCTACCCTGGCAGGAAATGTCACCACCAGCGTATCTGCCTGGGTGCGCGTGATGGGCACTCGCGGTGTTTGCACCGCGTGCGACTTCGACCTGGGCTTCGATCCGGCGGATTCCGTGTTCCTGGTGGTGGATGCTCGTGGCAGGCCCCTTCCCTCCATTCCCGTGAAGGCGGGGCAGGCGCGGATCGATCTGGCCCTGGTGGGTCCAGGGTCAACCCAGTTGTTCCTGTCCGGAATCCAGACGGATTCCCTTTCACGAAAAGTCCAATCGGATCCCTTCCAGCTTGTGTTTTTGGATTCGATCGGTCGCGCACTCACCCCCACTGCCCTGAAAGGCGAAATACTCCAGGACCGTTCCCTCCAAGTGGAAATCCGCGGACGAGCGGGAGTCTGCGACACCTGCCGTGGGCAGGTCTACCTGGAGCCCTCCGACGGGCTGGTGGTGGTGGATTCACTCGGGCGCGCCCTGATTTCCGTGGATGTGCTGAACGGACGCGGCAAGTTGCGTTTCCGGGCGGAAAAGGAAACAGACTCTGGTTGGATTCGCGGCGACCTATCCGCCCTTTGGGCCAAAGGCGTGGCGAGCCCCATCCAAATGGTGGCTCTGCCGCCGGATTCTGGCGCCTGGTACGACGACAACGGCGATGGCAAGGTGGAACACCTGCGCGTGTGGCTGCATCACCCATGGACCTCCGAGACCCGCATCCGAGCTGGCTGGCCGGACACGACGCGTTTTGTCGGACCTGATTTCAACGATTTGCAGGTGTCCACGGATGGCTTGGTGCTCGACATCCTGCTCGCCGATGGAATCGATGGAACCCAGGCCACCGCCAAGGACCTGGGGCGCTGGAGCCGTGATGGTCGTCCTTGGAAGAAATTTTCCATCCACGATCGCGCTGCCGCGGTGGCCGTCAAGGCCATTCTCCACCGGGGAACGACCTGGGACACTCTCTGGGTGCATCCTTCGGAGCCATTGAAGGATGTCCGCGATCCGGACGATCTCATTCGCCAGGTGCTGGATGACGGCACTCTTCCCACCTACGCGTTCTCTCGTCGTTGGCGCGACGCATCGAGTGGCGCGTTGGTGATGGTCTTCCCTGCCACCTCGGATTCGGCGGTTCCCGAGCCTGGCGATTGGGTGCGATTCTCGCCTGGCGGCAAGGCCATCGACCTGCTCGGCAACGTGGTGGGCAAGGATTCCCGTCGTGTGCCCATCTTGGGCACGGATCGTCCGCCGCGCCAAGCGATCATGTACGATGTCAATGGCGACGGCAAGGCGGATCGAGTGGTCCTCCGCTTCTCGAAGCCTCTGATCGCCAAGGAAGACTGGGTCTTCGCCTGGCCAGCCAGCGCTGGTGGATTGGATATTCGCGTGAAGCCCACCGCGGACGCGAAGACGGATTCTGGGGGCCTGATCCTGACATTCGACCTGCCTCCCTATGCATACGGTAGCACCTCCTGCCCGGCGGACAATTGTCAGGGTCTCGGCGCGATCATTGCAGCTTTGGACAAGGATTCCGTATCCACTCCATTTGCGATCAAGGACGGAGTGGCACCGGTTCCTGTCCGGGCACGGATGCGTTACACCGGGTTCGATGGGCATCCTGACACTTTGATTGCGGACTTCAGCGAGCCGGTTCGGGCGGTGTCGAATGCGTCCACCTGGATATCCTGGGGCGACATGGTCTTCGGTGCAGGAGGCAAAATCGTCGACCCATCCAAGGTTTCCCTGAGCCCGGATGGCAAAACGGCGACCTTCCTGGTGGACACCTTGGTCAATCCCAAGGATGGCCAGGGAATCCGGATCAACACCCCGGGTCAAGGGGGGCTGAAAGACGCCGCTGGCAACACGGTTCGCGATACCGCAGCCTGGATCAAGCTGGAGCTCGGCCCCATCCCAGGGCGGGTCGGCGTGAGGTTGTACCATCCGCTTGCCGAATGGCGCGGGCAGCAGATTCCCGCGTCGGAGCCCGCTTTGCAGGTGTTCGTGCGGGCAGGCAAGGGTGGGAACCAGAGGTGGCAGACTCTCGACGGCGTGGCCCTGCCGGACACGACTCGATTGGTCGGCGCACTTCTGGACCTGAATGGACTCAGTGAAGTCGCCGCTTATGTCTACGACAACATGGGCGTGTTCGTGGCCAAAGAGGACTTCCCCGAGTTGCGTCGAGCCGTGGAACTTGGCAAGGTCCCGGTGGATTCGCGTGGCAACTACCAGGTTTGGGTGGTTTGGAACGGCACTCAGGCGGCGCAGATCTCACCGTCCGGCATCTATCTCCTGCGGGTGGTTGGCTGGCGGGTGGTTGGAAACCAGCGGGTCTTCCAGCAGAAGGTCCTGAACCTTGGTTGGGTCCGTCGCGACGTCGTGGAGAACTGGTACTGA
- a CDS encoding DNA alkylation repair protein: MKATEFSRWLHRQRNPERAAQVERFFQVFPGGYAEHDRFLGIAVPKLREGVKLFRGIQPAEIVDLVRSPWHEERMVGLLCWVDAFSRSQSEATRQEIVELYLTHRGHIDNWDLVDCSSHLILGPWWETHPNPELFQALVESSIVWDRRIAVLSTYHGIRHGQPRACWHVCESLLNDRHDLIHKATGWMLREAGKRDLDVLHDFLHRHCLRMPRTMLRYSIEKLPEEERRKWLAKR, translated from the coding sequence ATGAAAGCCACAGAATTCTCCCGCTGGCTCCACCGGCAGCGAAATCCCGAACGAGCGGCGCAGGTCGAGCGTTTTTTCCAGGTGTTTCCCGGCGGCTACGCCGAGCACGATCGTTTTTTGGGGATCGCCGTTCCCAAACTCCGGGAAGGGGTGAAGTTGTTCCGAGGGATCCAACCCGCAGAAATCGTTGACCTTGTCCGGTCCCCCTGGCACGAGGAGCGCATGGTCGGGTTGTTGTGCTGGGTCGATGCATTCTCCAGAAGCCAGTCCGAGGCAACCCGGCAAGAGATCGTCGAACTCTACCTCACCCACCGTGGGCACATCGACAACTGGGATCTCGTGGACTGCAGTTCGCATCTGATCCTGGGGCCTTGGTGGGAGACCCACCCCAACCCCGAGCTGTTTCAAGCGCTGGTGGAGAGCTCCATTGTTTGGGATCGCCGCATCGCCGTCCTGAGCACCTACCATGGAATCCGCCATGGGCAACCCCGGGCGTGCTGGCATGTATGCGAGTCCCTGTTGAACGATCGGCACGACCTGATCCACAAGGCGACGGGCTGGATGCTGCGCGAAGCAGGCAAGCGGGACCTCGATGTGCTCCACGATTTTTTGCATCGCCACTGCCTGCGGATGCCTCGCACCATGCTGCGCTATTCCATCGAAAAACTACCCGAAGAAGAGCGCCGCAAATGGCTGGCCAAGCGCTGA
- the alaS gene encoding alanine--tRNA ligase, producing the protein MKLQKPVTSQVLRQSFIDFFASKDHRFVPSSPVVPHDDPTLLFANAGMNQFKAILLGGDNPTGLKRAANSQKCIRVSGKHNDLDVVGRDSYHHTFFEMLGNWSFGDYFKKEAIAWSWELLTEVWGLDKSKLWATVYEEDDEALELWKTETDIDHSHILKSGKKDNFWEMGEVGPCGPCTEVHYDFGPESDPRTGEPGYVAAVNVDGCERFIEIWNNVFMQYERIEDGSLRPLPNQHVDTGMGFERILRVMQGVKSNYDTDVFQPLLKKIAELTGVAYDPGEKGTPHRVIADHVRTLSFSIADGATPSNEGRGYVLRRLLRRAARFARELGARQPLVCEVVPTLVEIMGDAFPEIKARQAHIITVIRSEEERFGRTLDQGLDRFRKAAESAVDGVISGDDVFKLYDTYGFPVDLTEQMALERGLRIDEPGYKKAMEEQKERARAGGKFTSIFNSLDGWTLLQEGNPSFVGYECDSAEVKTLRYREHEDDFWIVTDRTPFYPEMGGQIGDIGVLESKDVRFQVLDTQKVNDAIVHRAKLVEGSVTDGALAHLTATVSSEGRAATRRNHSGVHLLHAALREVLGEHVQQQGSWVGPDAFRFDFVHTSALSESEILRVEDIVNAQIRQDLSIVTQVLAVEEAKKTGAMALFGEKYGDTVRVISMESFSKEFCGGTHASSTGQIGLLRILREASISAGVRRIEGVCGEGAFELLRKQATAATRLAQTLKCADEEIGQKVSDLSARLRAAEKEIEGLKVAALSAKVPAILAKSVDLGKAKATALDLTQEAGDAATFNRLVDAIEQGLGNGRVVLLAAGFEGKVTLVALVSQDLSKACPAGPLVNAAAAAVEGKGGGKPNRAQAGGKDPAKIPNALQAFMDAAKAKLA; encoded by the coding sequence ATGAAGCTCCAGAAGCCCGTCACGTCGCAGGTCCTGCGGCAGTCGTTCATCGACTTTTTCGCCTCCAAGGACCATCGTTTCGTTCCCAGCTCGCCGGTGGTGCCGCACGACGACCCCACCTTGCTGTTCGCCAACGCCGGCATGAACCAGTTCAAGGCGATCCTGCTGGGCGGCGACAACCCCACCGGTCTGAAGCGCGCGGCCAACTCCCAGAAATGCATCCGCGTTTCCGGCAAGCACAACGATCTGGACGTGGTCGGGCGCGACAGCTACCACCACACCTTCTTCGAGATGTTGGGCAACTGGAGCTTCGGCGACTACTTCAAGAAGGAAGCCATTGCCTGGTCGTGGGAGCTGCTCACCGAAGTCTGGGGTCTGGACAAGTCCAAGCTCTGGGCCACGGTGTACGAGGAAGACGACGAAGCCCTCGAGTTGTGGAAGACGGAAACCGACATCGACCACTCCCATATCCTGAAGTCCGGAAAGAAGGACAATTTCTGGGAGATGGGCGAAGTGGGACCTTGCGGACCCTGCACGGAAGTCCACTACGACTTCGGCCCCGAATCCGACCCGCGCACCGGCGAGCCCGGCTATGTGGCGGCGGTGAACGTGGACGGCTGCGAGCGGTTCATCGAGATCTGGAACAACGTGTTCATGCAGTACGAACGCATCGAAGACGGATCGCTGCGGCCTCTGCCGAACCAGCACGTGGACACCGGCATGGGCTTCGAGCGCATCCTGCGCGTCATGCAGGGCGTGAAGTCCAACTACGACACCGACGTGTTCCAGCCCCTTCTCAAGAAGATCGCCGAGCTCACCGGTGTGGCCTACGATCCGGGCGAAAAGGGAACCCCCCATCGCGTGATCGCCGACCACGTGCGCACCTTGTCGTTCTCCATCGCCGACGGCGCCACTCCTTCCAACGAAGGTCGCGGCTACGTGCTGCGCCGCCTCCTTAGACGTGCCGCCCGTTTCGCCCGCGAATTGGGGGCAAGGCAGCCTCTTGTGTGCGAAGTCGTGCCCACCTTGGTGGAGATCATGGGCGACGCCTTCCCCGAGATCAAGGCTCGCCAGGCCCATATCATCACCGTGATCCGTTCGGAAGAGGAGCGGTTTGGCCGCACGCTGGACCAGGGTCTGGATCGTTTCCGCAAAGCAGCGGAATCCGCGGTGGACGGTGTCATTTCCGGCGACGATGTCTTCAAGCTCTACGACACCTACGGGTTCCCCGTGGATCTCACCGAACAGATGGCCCTGGAACGGGGACTTCGCATCGACGAGCCCGGCTACAAGAAGGCGATGGAGGAACAGAAGGAACGCGCTCGCGCCGGCGGCAAGTTCACCAGCATCTTCAACAGTCTGGATGGCTGGACCCTCCTTCAAGAGGGCAATCCCTCGTTTGTCGGGTACGAATGCGACAGCGCCGAGGTGAAAACCTTGCGCTACCGCGAACACGAGGACGATTTTTGGATCGTCACCGATCGCACTCCCTTCTATCCGGAAATGGGCGGACAGATCGGCGACATCGGTGTGCTGGAGAGCAAGGACGTCCGGTTCCAGGTATTGGACACCCAAAAGGTCAACGATGCCATCGTGCATCGGGCCAAGCTGGTGGAAGGATCCGTCACGGATGGTGCCCTTGCCCATTTGACGGCGACGGTTTCCTCCGAAGGCCGAGCCGCAACCCGTCGCAACCATTCCGGCGTGCACTTGTTGCACGCGGCGTTGCGTGAGGTGTTGGGCGAACATGTCCAACAGCAAGGCTCGTGGGTGGGCCCCGACGCGTTCCGCTTCGATTTCGTCCACACCTCTGCTCTCTCCGAATCGGAGATCCTCCGCGTCGAGGACATCGTCAACGCCCAGATCCGCCAGGATCTGTCGATCGTGACCCAGGTGCTCGCGGTGGAAGAAGCCAAGAAGACCGGCGCGATGGCGCTCTTTGGCGAGAAGTACGGCGACACGGTCCGCGTGATCTCCATGGAATCCTTCTCCAAGGAATTCTGCGGCGGAACCCACGCCAGTTCCACCGGCCAGATCGGACTGCTGCGCATCCTGCGCGAAGCGTCGATTTCGGCGGGTGTCCGACGCATCGAAGGTGTCTGCGGCGAAGGGGCGTTCGAACTTCTGCGCAAGCAGGCGACCGCCGCCACCCGGCTCGCCCAGACCCTCAAATGCGCAGACGAGGAAATCGGGCAGAAAGTGTCCGACCTTTCCGCCCGGCTGCGGGCCGCCGAAAAGGAGATCGAAGGCCTCAAGGTCGCCGCGCTTTCCGCGAAGGTTCCCGCCATTTTGGCGAAATCCGTCGATCTGGGCAAGGCCAAGGCGACGGCGCTCGACCTGACCCAGGAAGCAGGCGATGCCGCCACGTTCAATCGGTTGGTGGATGCGATCGAACAGGGGCTTGGCAATGGGCGCGTGGTCTTGCTTGCCGCCGGCTTCGAAGGCAAGGTGACCTTGGTCGCGTTGGTTTCGCAGGATCTGTCCAAGGCCTGCCCTGCCGGCCCGCTGGTGAATGCGGCGGCCGCGGCAGTGGAAGGCAAGGGCGGTGGAAAGCCCAATCGCGCCCAAGCCGGTGGCAAGGATCCAGCCAAGATTCCCAACGCTCTGCAAGCCTTCATGGATGCGGCGAAGGCCAAGCTGGCCTGA
- a CDS encoding cation:proton antiporter, protein MDPISSLALLSAAFLVAAMLHRFVSRWGVPGILLELAIGFAVGNWIASPHQVGSILGAAELGVLVLFGLVGLETNLGGLLPMRWTVLKVAGLSITVSALGFGLIHGFFRLAEGEPLIVAATIMTSGTGMAMRVLREHKLVGTPSGRVLLGASVLDDFPAILLLSIALASSRTTRMDLDLGWIRPMDFLAAAVLLGMLLLIRFRKKVHIRPVHAIPLLVLGAWSSHHLGLTSLLGALLVGMALQGDNAEDTERFLSPYALFLIPVYFITVGMRVPLEALLDSRSWWLGGGLFGLALCGRLICSLGIGRDAREKGVDSWIIIWGMIPRGLPGLVFATVAREAGLLSATTFFGLVLMVTLTNLVGLAGLSWRAQQLGQKIFSAG, encoded by the coding sequence ATGGACCCCATCTCCAGCTTGGCGCTTCTGTCCGCAGCCTTCCTGGTGGCGGCGATGCTGCATCGATTCGTGTCTCGTTGGGGAGTTCCGGGCATTCTGCTGGAATTGGCGATTGGTTTCGCCGTGGGCAATTGGATCGCCAGTCCTCACCAGGTTGGCTCCATTCTCGGAGCCGCGGAGCTTGGTGTGCTGGTGTTGTTTGGATTGGTCGGATTGGAGACCAATCTTGGTGGTTTGCTCCCCATGCGGTGGACGGTTTTGAAGGTCGCTGGACTTTCCATCACGGTCAGTGCCCTCGGCTTTGGGTTGATCCACGGCTTTTTCCGACTGGCGGAAGGCGAGCCGCTCATTGTCGCGGCGACCATCATGACCTCTGGCACCGGAATGGCGATGCGGGTCTTGAGGGAACACAAATTGGTCGGGACACCCTCCGGGAGGGTTCTCCTCGGGGCCTCGGTCTTGGATGACTTCCCCGCGATCCTGCTGTTGTCCATCGCCTTGGCCAGTTCACGGACCACAAGGATGGATCTGGATCTTGGTTGGATCCGCCCAATGGACTTTCTGGCCGCAGCGGTTTTGCTCGGGATGCTGCTTTTGATCCGTTTCCGGAAAAAGGTGCACATCCGTCCCGTCCACGCGATTCCCCTCTTGGTCTTGGGGGCCTGGTCCAGCCATCACCTGGGACTGACCTCCTTGCTGGGGGCTCTGTTGGTGGGGATGGCTCTTCAGGGCGACAATGCCGAGGACACGGAGCGATTTTTGAGCCCGTACGCCTTGTTCCTCATTCCTGTCTACTTCATCACGGTGGGCATGCGGGTTCCCCTGGAAGCGCTGCTGGATTCCCGGTCCTGGTGGCTCGGGGGCGGATTGTTCGGCTTGGCACTGTGCGGGAGATTGATCTGTTCCCTGGGGATCGGCCGTGACGCTCGGGAAAAAGGGGTGGATTCCTGGATCATCATCTGGGGCATGATCCCACGAGGGCTCCCCGGTCTGGTTTTCGCCACCGTGGCCAGAGAAGCCGGGTTGTTGTCGGCGACCACGTTCTTTGGGCTGGTGCTCATGGTGACCCTCACCAACCTGGTTGGGTTGGCTGGACTTTCCTGGAGGGCGCAGCAACTGGGTCAGAAGATTTTTTCTGCCGGATAA
- a CDS encoding geranylgeranylglyceryl/heptaprenylglyceryl phosphate synthase: protein MIGPLETSLLERRRQVGPLWAVLLDPDSLPPLELAATAREVQEAGADLLLVGGSSAAPGVFEAGMKAIRDQSTLPVVLFPGSYHQVVGGAHGILFTSLLSGRNPQYLAEEQVCGAPRVLKHGIEPIPTAYLLIESGVPTTVQKVSGTQPLPRDDYERVMHHVWAARMMGMRWVYLEAGSGAQQPVPVEMVQRVLAEGQVNLIVGGGLRTPEAIRERSALGPAMIVTGNVLEQRRDPGFLKEFAQAAHCK from the coding sequence ATGATCGGCCCACTGGAAACAAGTCTGTTGGAACGCCGTCGGCAGGTCGGTCCCTTGTGGGCCGTTCTGTTGGATCCGGATTCCCTACCGCCCCTCGAGCTTGCCGCAACCGCGCGCGAGGTTCAGGAGGCGGGCGCAGATTTGCTTCTGGTGGGAGGTAGTTCGGCTGCGCCAGGTGTTTTCGAAGCGGGCATGAAGGCAATCCGAGATCAGTCCACTTTGCCTGTCGTGTTGTTTCCAGGCTCGTATCACCAGGTGGTGGGAGGGGCCCATGGCATCCTCTTCACCAGCCTGTTGTCTGGACGTAATCCCCAGTACCTTGCCGAGGAGCAGGTCTGCGGAGCCCCCCGCGTTTTGAAGCACGGCATCGAGCCCATTCCCACGGCTTACCTGTTGATCGAATCCGGTGTTCCGACCACGGTCCAGAAAGTCTCCGGAACCCAGCCACTTCCCCGCGACGACTACGAGCGGGTGATGCACCATGTCTGGGCCGCCCGCATGATGGGGATGAGGTGGGTGTATCTGGAAGCAGGATCCGGTGCCCAGCAACCGGTTCCTGTGGAAATGGTCCAACGGGTCCTGGCGGAGGGGCAAGTGAACCTCATCGTGGGTGGCGGATTGCGCACTCCCGAAGCGATCCGCGAACGATCCGCGTTGGGGCCGGCCATGATCGTCACCGGCAACGTCCTGGAGCAGCGGCGCGACCCTGGATTCCTGAAAGAATTTGCCCAAGCGGCCCACTGCAAATAG